Proteins from a genomic interval of Acinonyx jubatus isolate Ajub_Pintada_27869175 chromosome B4, VMU_Ajub_asm_v1.0, whole genome shotgun sequence:
- the DYRK2 gene encoding dual specificity tyrosine-phosphorylation-regulated kinase 2 isoform X2: MNDHLHVGSHSHGQIQVQQLFEDNSNKRTVLTTQPNGLTTVGKTGLPVVPERQLESIHRRQGSSTSLKSMEGMGKVKATPMTPEQAMKQYMQKLTTFEHHEIFSYPEIYFLGPNAKKRQGMTGGPNNGGYDDDQGSYVQVPHDHVAYRYEVLKVIGKGSFGQVVKAYDHKVHQHVALKMVRNEKRFHRQAAEEIRILEHLRKQDKDNTMNVIHMLENFTFRNHICMTFELLSMNLYELIKKNKFQGFSLPLVRKFAHSILQCLDALHKNRIIHCDLKPENILLKQQGRSGIKVIDFGSSCYEHQRVYTYIQSRFYRAPEVILGARYGMPIDMWSLGCILAELLTGYPLLPGEDEGDQLACMIELLGMPSQKLLDASKRAKNFVSSKGYPRYCTVTTLSDGSVVLNGGRSRRGKLRGPPESREWGNALKGCDDPLFLDFLKQCLEWDPAVRMTPGQALRHPWLRRRLPKPPTGEKTSVKRITESTGAITSISKLPPPSSSASKLRTNLAQMTDANGNIQQRTVLPKLVS, from the coding sequence ATGAACGATCACTTACATGTCGGCAGCCACAGCCACGGACAGATCCAGGTTCAGCAGCTGTTTGAGGATAATAGTAACAAGCGGACAGTGCTCACGACACAACCAAACGGGCTTACGACAGTGGGTAAGACGGGCTTGCCGGTAGTGCCGGAGCGGCAGCTGGAGAGCATCCATAGGCGGCAGGGGAGCTCCACCTCTCTGAAGTCTATGGAAGGCATGGGGAAGGTGAAAGCCACCCCCATGACACCCGAACAAGCAATGAAGCAATACATGCAAAAACTAACCACCTTTGAACACCACGAGATCTTCAGCTACCCTGAAATATACTTTTTGGGTCCAAACGCAAAGAAGCGCCAGGGCATGACAGGTGGGCCCAACAATGGTGGCTATGATGATGACCAGGGATCATACGTGCAGGTGCCCCACGATCACGTGGCTTACAGGTACGAGGTCCTCAAGGTCATTGGGAAGGGAAGCTTTGGGCAGGTGGTCAAGGCCTATGACCACAAAGTCCACCAGCACGTGGCCCTGAAGATGGTGCGGAACGAGAAGCGTTTCCACCGGCAGGCAGCAGAGGAGATTCGGATCCTGGAACACCTGCGGAAGCAGGACAAGGACAACACCATGAATGTCATCCACATGCTGGAGAATTTCACCTTCCGAAACCACATCTGCATGACGTTCGAGCTGCTGAGCATGAACCTCTATGAGCTCATCAAGAAGAATAAGTTCCAGGGCTTCAGCCTGCCTTTGGTTCGCAAGTTTGCCCACTCGATTCTGCAGTGCTTGGATGCTTTGCACAAAAACAGAATAATTCACTGTGACCTTAAGCCCGAGAACATTTTATTAAAGCAGCAGGGTAGAAGTGGTATTAAAGTGATCGATTTTGGCTCCAGTTGTTATGAGCATCAGCGCGTCTACACGTACATTCAGTCCCGTTTTTACCGGGCTCCGGAAGTGATCCTTGGCGCCAGATACGGCATGCCCATTGATATGTGGAGCCTGGGTTGCATTTTAGCAGAGCTCCTGACCGGTTACCCCCTCTTGCCTGGGGAAGATGAAGGGGACCAGCTGGCTTGTATGATTGAACTGTTGGGCATGCCCTCCCAGAAACTGCTGGATGCATCCAAACGAGCCAAAAATTTTGTGAGCTCCAAGGGTTATCCCCGTTACTGCACTGTCACGACACTCTCAGATGGCTCTGTGGTTCTCAATGGAGGCCGTTCCaggagggggaaactgaggggCCCACCGGagagcagagagtgggggaaTGCACTGAAGGGGTGTGACGATCCCCTTTTCCTTGACTTCTTGAAACAGTGTTTAGAATGGGATCCTGCGGTTCGCATGACCCCTGGCCAGGCTTTACGGCATCCCTGGCTGAGGAGGCGGTTGCCAAAGCCTCCCACTGGGGAGAAGACGTCAGTGAAAAGGATAACCGAGAGCACTGGTGCTATCACATCCATTTCCAAGTTACCTCCACCTTCCAGCTCAGCTTCCAAACTGAGGACTAATTTGGCACAGATGACAGATGCCAATGGGAATATTCAGCAGAGGACAGTGTTGCCAAAACTGGTTAGCTGA